The DNA window TATATGGCTGTGTTGCCTTTATAGCATTATGACTTCAAAATTACTTTCATTAACTAGTGATTCTATAATCTTGTTTGTGCTACTGTTAACCCGACCCATCGTCATTTTTGTCGTTGGTTGTTGGCACATTTATTCATAGCTTGCACTTTTGGTCCCTCTATTCCTATTCTCCGTAATCAGATTGACGTAGTACATTCAGATGGTAATTACTAATTAGATAGTCAATTTTGTTCTTTTGTCACCCTTCTGCTACATTTTTACACAATTTGGTTACCTTCAAGCCGAGCTCTGTTATAGCTTTGttttttttggattattataCATAATATTTGTTCTCAGATCATCCTTTCATATCACTGCCTGCAGACCATTGGTAGCCACTGAAAAACTGTCATTGAATGATCATTGGACCTTGATGCTTAAATCCCCGGTAAGTCCCATGCAATTGTACTAATTCTATTTTTCACAGAGAATTGAAGATTCAAAGATGTAGATGCACACCCACATATAACTTTAGATCATTTCGACCTCCATGCTTGTTGACACTTTATAAGCATTGGCAATGTACAGAACAAATTACTGAACAGAAGGGAGGGTGGGTTTAGCAGTGAATTGAAAGTGGTTTGTTCTGGGACTGAGGAATACAAGAAAGCAAAGGAATTAAGGGATTTATTTTTGCAGTTTACCGATCATCAAAAGAGACTTTACAAGAAGCTATGCACGGAGGAGACGAGTATTTCTAGCATCCCCAACTATTTGCAACTGTAAGTTAATTTTGCATATTAGATGAAGGTCTGTTATACAATGTTCATATGTTGTATAGGAAGGAACAAGGGAAACTACCGCTAACTTGGGTCATTTTGAGTAATGCAAATGAGAGATTTCAATTGCAGTTGTTTATATCGCTGTTATTTTCAGACTTGCATCCAATTGAATCCCAGCaatcaattttaattaaacaacCGATAAAATTGAAAGGgtttcatataatataatataaagctATCATATAGCATATAAATGTCATAAACAAAAGTGTTCAACACatgacataatatatatatggacAAGGCTTCAAAAACTGCAATAACAAGCTACCAGCATCACATAAACATAAAAACAACATTATTTTCTCATCCCTGAGCCCGAGTTTGTTGCAAACAACAACGATTCCATCATGACCCATCATAGCTTCCGATACGGGCTCCGGTCTTCTGGATTGTTTTGAAAGGGGGTAAGGGCTTTATGtagatatataataatatactcTCTTGGTAGCTCTTAACAACGTAAGAGCCATCTCTTTAGTCTGCATGAGTAGCTTGTACGCAGCATAACCATTTTTTCTGCGGTATTTCAGACCATCAacataataaaaatcaatattgtGAATCTATAAACATAATGAAACAATACAAGACCATTGAATCTGAAAGTGATTGAGAACGAAAGGGTTCAACATGCATATTTGCCCTTGATCAAACAGTTCCAGACTGGAAACAAAGTTGTCAAGACAATGCTTTTTATATAACCAGAAAGATATTTACGACAGAAATGTAATGCTTGCTTCAAAGAGTGAACAAGGTAAAACATGAGGAATTTTTATATAGCTACAAACAAAATTAGGCATACGCAGGATTATTACTTACTTGTGGCTTTGCAGCGACAGCCTCTTGCTTGCATGCAGGGTCATTGGCCCCTGGCGACTCAATCTTTCCACCCGTCTT is part of the Gossypium hirsutum isolate 1008001.06 chromosome D11, Gossypium_hirsutum_v2.1, whole genome shotgun sequence genome and encodes:
- the LOC107912466 gene encoding protein NOI4 isoform X1, with the protein product MADKGRPLPKFGEWDVNDPSSAEGFTVIFNKARNEKKTGGKIESPGANDPACKQEAVAAKPQVKKMVMLRTSYSCRLKRWLLRC
- the LOC107912466 gene encoding protein NOI4 isoform X2: MADKGRPLPKFGEWDVNDPSSAEGFTVIFNKARNEKKTGGKIESPGANDPACKQEAVAAKPQKKWLCCVQATHAD